Proteins encoded in a region of the Isosphaeraceae bacterium EP7 genome:
- a CDS encoding UvrD-helicase domain-containing protein has translation MSETTSDKSRSSLTPEQREALDVRGVSVALSAGAGSGKTTVLTARYLGELEGPNPRSPGEIIALTFTDKAARELRQRVRDACRARATSGPDRAYWRSVLRSLDAAPIGTFHGFCGDILRRYAISAGVDPAFAVAEEAIAPTIRDEAIDGCLRRWLSDQEPDLIDLAVEFGLEFVRDALIRLVSGRGAETLEHWAGRSIEDLVSVWAEAWITDERPARIRRFVADAGPCLEMLRLHTPDHPKMQANRATLLAEISALETARDPIKVLLGIVENKEATLGGSRVKNWPTPEVYASIKDMLESLRGSMKKICESLNPSEEMTFEAARHGLRFARLASEARSEYADAKRKRGLVDFDDLLLMTRDVLRDHAETVRAELAAECGLILVDEFQDTDPLQAEILELLSGGDLLSGKFYFVGDFKQSIYRFRGARPDLFLGYRARFPEEGRKSLRANFRSDPAVLDFVNALFDETFPDDQPLVASRPADLDAEPAPRVEFLWANEPDSGAKRPGSRSVNRMVEARWIARRIAQAISDGTTIVERKTGQRRPVGAGDFALLFRTLNDATTYEAALAHEGLDYYVVGGKAYYAQQEIHDVINVLSVVEDPHDGVSLAGALRGPFFNLSDDALFWLVRDGNGSLVDGLDSCDGEGGGRLDPDDFAGARRARRLLREWRSAKDRVPIAAIVARVLDESGAEAAMVADTFGERQRANARKLIRMARRFDSAGGFTVADFVARLRADLRKAPAEEQAATTDEQGSAVRIMTIHKAKGLEFPFVFVPDLDRRSEHQSARVLLAPDLGPIVCPPGDALVDVDQGEAGESMADSSSTATSMGWLIHRGREDREDREEALRLFYVATTRARDRLVLSAARPLDAAPHSAALKLLAGRFDLTSGTFLGNLPPGVGQPVVRVINAEPAPPFEDRDPAPFRSRGGLNLNQIADAIFEVAVDDAPGNQTTVVPTPVVDLDPARGVDPESARLIRLVRSVMRETIPEDAEELAAKVEQAGRIQNPVAVRRLRANAFSILSEWQAQPFARPLARNLAIREDVAWSVMAGDQLILGRTDLVADLGDGGAMLVHLAAPGCDLSRHRLRALLALREAESLGLGVEAESWVVQLDLPMIVEQITDPSDLALARALLAFNSSEPVDS, from the coding sequence ATGAGCGAGACGACCTCCGATAAATCTCGTAGCTCGCTCACGCCCGAGCAGCGCGAGGCGCTCGACGTCCGGGGCGTGAGCGTCGCCCTGAGCGCCGGCGCGGGCAGCGGCAAGACCACGGTGCTGACGGCACGCTACCTGGGCGAGCTGGAGGGTCCCAACCCTCGTTCGCCGGGCGAGATCATCGCGCTGACCTTCACCGATAAGGCCGCCCGCGAGCTACGCCAACGCGTCCGCGACGCCTGCCGCGCCCGTGCCACGTCCGGCCCAGACCGCGCCTACTGGCGATCCGTCTTGCGCTCGCTCGACGCCGCGCCGATCGGCACATTCCACGGATTCTGTGGCGACATCCTGCGACGTTACGCGATCAGTGCCGGCGTCGACCCCGCCTTTGCCGTGGCCGAAGAGGCCATTGCGCCGACGATCCGCGACGAGGCGATCGACGGGTGCCTCAGGCGTTGGCTGTCGGACCAGGAGCCCGATCTGATCGATCTGGCCGTCGAGTTCGGCCTCGAATTCGTCCGAGACGCGCTCATCCGGCTCGTGTCGGGCCGCGGGGCCGAGACCCTCGAACACTGGGCTGGACGATCGATCGAAGACCTAGTCTCCGTCTGGGCCGAGGCCTGGATAACCGACGAGCGACCGGCCCGGATCCGCCGGTTCGTCGCCGACGCCGGCCCTTGCCTGGAGATGCTACGCCTGCACACGCCCGATCACCCCAAAATGCAGGCCAATCGCGCGACCCTCCTCGCCGAGATCTCCGCGCTGGAGACGGCCCGCGACCCGATCAAGGTGCTGCTGGGTATCGTCGAGAACAAGGAGGCGACGCTCGGGGGCTCGCGTGTGAAGAACTGGCCGACGCCGGAGGTCTATGCGTCGATCAAGGATATGCTGGAGTCGTTGCGTGGCTCGATGAAGAAGATCTGCGAGTCGCTCAACCCGAGCGAGGAGATGACCTTCGAAGCCGCCCGGCATGGCCTGCGATTTGCGCGGCTGGCGAGCGAGGCCAGGAGCGAATACGCCGACGCGAAGCGGAAGCGTGGCCTGGTCGACTTCGACGACCTGCTTCTGATGACCCGCGATGTGCTTCGCGACCACGCCGAAACGGTCCGCGCGGAGCTTGCGGCCGAGTGCGGCCTCATCCTGGTCGACGAGTTCCAGGACACCGACCCACTTCAGGCCGAGATCCTGGAACTGCTCTCCGGAGGCGACCTGCTCTCGGGCAAGTTCTACTTCGTGGGCGACTTCAAGCAGTCGATCTACCGCTTCCGTGGCGCACGGCCCGACCTCTTCCTGGGCTACCGCGCGAGGTTCCCCGAGGAGGGTCGCAAGAGCCTGCGTGCCAACTTCCGGAGCGACCCGGCCGTCCTCGACTTCGTCAATGCGCTCTTCGACGAAACCTTCCCCGACGACCAGCCGCTCGTCGCCAGCCGGCCGGCCGACCTCGACGCCGAACCTGCCCCTCGCGTCGAGTTCCTCTGGGCGAATGAGCCCGATTCCGGCGCGAAGCGCCCCGGTTCGAGGTCGGTCAATCGGATGGTCGAAGCCCGATGGATCGCCCGCAGGATCGCGCAGGCGATCTCCGATGGGACGACGATCGTCGAGCGCAAGACCGGCCAGCGGCGCCCGGTCGGGGCGGGTGATTTTGCCCTCCTTTTCCGCACGCTCAACGACGCCACGACGTATGAAGCCGCGCTGGCGCATGAAGGGCTTGATTACTACGTGGTGGGGGGCAAGGCGTACTACGCGCAGCAGGAAATCCACGACGTTATCAACGTCCTGAGCGTGGTCGAAGACCCGCACGACGGGGTCTCCCTGGCGGGTGCGCTGCGCGGGCCGTTCTTCAACCTCAGCGACGACGCCCTGTTCTGGCTGGTCCGCGACGGCAACGGCTCGCTCGTGGACGGGCTCGATTCGTGCGACGGTGAGGGGGGAGGGCGGCTCGACCCGGACGACTTCGCCGGCGCCAGACGCGCACGCCGCCTCTTGCGCGAGTGGCGATCGGCCAAGGATCGAGTCCCCATCGCGGCGATCGTCGCGCGGGTCCTCGACGAGTCGGGCGCCGAGGCGGCGATGGTGGCCGACACATTCGGGGAACGCCAGCGTGCCAACGCCCGCAAGCTGATCCGGATGGCCCGCCGGTTCGACTCCGCCGGCGGGTTCACGGTCGCCGACTTCGTCGCCAGGCTCCGTGCCGACCTGCGCAAGGCCCCCGCCGAGGAGCAGGCGGCGACGACCGACGAGCAGGGCTCGGCCGTGCGGATCATGACGATCCACAAGGCGAAGGGCCTCGAATTCCCGTTCGTCTTCGTCCCGGACCTCGACCGAAGGAGCGAGCACCAGTCGGCCCGCGTCTTGCTCGCCCCCGATCTCGGCCCGATCGTCTGTCCCCCGGGTGACGCATTAGTCGACGTCGATCAGGGCGAGGCCGGCGAGTCGATGGCCGACTCATCCTCGACGGCCACGAGCATGGGCTGGCTGATCCATCGTGGCAGGGAAGACCGCGAGGACCGCGAGGAGGCGTTGCGACTCTTCTATGTCGCGACCACCCGCGCCCGCGACCGCCTGGTCCTCTCGGCCGCTCGACCGCTCGACGCCGCGCCTCACTCCGCGGCCCTGAAGCTCCTCGCCGGGAGGTTCGACCTCACCTCTGGCACCTTCCTGGGCAATTTGCCCCCCGGAGTCGGCCAGCCAGTCGTCAGGGTCATCAACGCCGAGCCCGCACCGCCATTCGAAGACCGCGACCCCGCGCCGTTTCGTAGCCGAGGTGGCCTGAACCTCAATCAGATCGCCGATGCGATCTTCGAAGTCGCCGTCGATGACGCTCCTGGGAACCAAACTACGGTCGTTCCAACACCGGTCGTCGACCTCGATCCTGCCAGGGGCGTCGACCCCGAGTCGGCGCGACTCATCAGGCTCGTCCGGTCGGTCATGCGCGAGACAATCCCCGAAGACGCGGAGGAGCTGGCGGCGAAGGTCGAACAGGCGGGCCGGATCCAGAATCCCGTCGCCGTGAGACGCCTGCGTGCGAATGCCTTCTCAATCCTCTCCGAGTGGCAGGCCCAACCATTCGCGCGGCCACTCGCCCGGAACCTGGCCATTCGCGAGGACGTCGCCTGGTCGGTCATGGCCGGCGACCAACTCATCCTCGGCCGCACCGACCTGGTCGCCGACCTCGGCGATGGCGGTGCGATGCTCGTCCACCTCGCGGCCCCGGGTTGCGACCTGTCGCGGCATCGACTCCGGGCGTTGCTGGCGCTCCGGGAGGCGGAATCACTCGGCCTCGGAGTCGAAGCGGAATCGTGGGTCGTTCAGCTCGATTTGCCGATGATCGTGGAGCAAATCACCGATCCGTCGGACCTGGCTCTTGCTCGGGCCTTGCTCGCGTTCAATTCGTCCGAGCCGGTTGATTCCTGA
- the rsmD gene encoding 16S rRNA (guanine(966)-N(2))-methyltransferase RsmD, translating into MRIIAGIRRGHKFDGPRDSKTRPTSDLVRESLFNILGDLVDGLLVVDLFAGAGGIGLEALSRGARRAIFVERDRDNVEMIRRNIATLRFEGQAHVMANDTYRWARASLKHIDEPMVVFIDPPYREYENHPERVTKLLTDLIEHMLPGSAIALEAGKTMELDTLPDLDAWDVRRYGGTRIAIRLVGEPAEAAEDLAEIPSIHEASDDLDESD; encoded by the coding sequence ATGAGAATCATCGCCGGCATCCGCCGGGGCCATAAATTCGACGGCCCGCGCGATTCCAAGACCAGGCCGACGAGCGACCTCGTCCGCGAGTCGCTATTCAACATCCTCGGCGACCTCGTCGACGGCTTGCTCGTCGTCGACCTCTTCGCGGGGGCGGGCGGCATCGGCCTGGAAGCCCTCTCGCGCGGGGCGCGGCGGGCGATCTTCGTCGAGCGTGATCGCGACAACGTCGAGATGATTCGCCGCAACATCGCCACCCTCCGTTTCGAGGGGCAGGCTCATGTGATGGCGAACGACACCTATCGCTGGGCACGAGCCAGCCTGAAGCACATCGACGAGCCGATGGTCGTGTTCATCGACCCGCCGTATCGCGAATATGAGAACCACCCGGAGCGCGTGACGAAGCTGCTCACCGACCTGATCGAGCACATGCTGCCCGGCTCGGCCATCGCCCTGGAAGCGGGCAAGACGATGGAGCTGGACACCTTGCCCGACCTCGACGCCTGGGACGTCCGCCGCTACGGCGGCACCCGAATCGCGATCCGCCTGGTCGGCGAGCCCGCGGAAGCTGCGGAAGACCTGGCCGAAATCCCTTCGATCCATGAAGCCAGCGATGACCTCGATGAGTCCGACTGA
- a CDS encoding CCA tRNA nucleotidyltransferase, which yields MSPTEARRDFAVEVVRVLRSAGYQALWAGGCVRDLILGREPTDYDVATNARPEQVVRLFRRTLSVGASFGVIMVLGPNRAGDVEVATFRGDGEYLDGRRPSSVHYGDARLDASRRDFTINGLFLDPETDEIIDYVGGRADLEAGVIRAIGDPRARFAEDKLRLLRAVRFAARLEMTIEPATFEAIHEMAGQVTVVAAERIAQELRRMLGDSHRAVAFSTLAGLGMLGEILPSMAWAGGQQRRESWLNVLNALDKLPESPSFPLALATLLHAVEPEADAARLVNDDCRALKLANDERERIVWLVASQAAKIEPGTGSESRLKRLLSHPGATDLLAFRRAIALATTGDDSAVSRAEAYLRDEPEGPINPLPILTGGDLIRHGLKPGPEFSGLLEAVRDAQLERRIGTVEDSLALVDRLRTEKAGG from the coding sequence ATGAGTCCGACTGAAGCAAGACGGGATTTTGCCGTCGAGGTGGTCCGGGTCCTGCGCTCGGCCGGCTATCAGGCGCTCTGGGCCGGCGGCTGCGTGCGCGACCTGATCCTGGGCCGCGAGCCGACGGATTACGACGTGGCCACCAACGCCCGGCCCGAGCAGGTTGTGCGGCTCTTTCGTCGCACGCTCTCGGTGGGGGCCAGCTTCGGCGTGATCATGGTCCTCGGGCCGAACAGGGCCGGCGATGTCGAGGTGGCCACCTTCCGGGGCGACGGCGAATATCTCGACGGCAGACGCCCTTCGAGCGTCCATTACGGCGATGCTAGGCTGGACGCCTCGCGCCGCGATTTCACGATCAACGGCCTGTTTCTCGACCCCGAGACCGACGAGATCATCGACTACGTCGGCGGCAGGGCCGACCTCGAGGCCGGCGTCATTCGTGCCATCGGCGATCCTCGCGCCCGGTTTGCCGAAGACAAGCTGAGGCTCCTGCGCGCCGTCCGATTCGCGGCGAGGCTCGAGATGACGATCGAGCCGGCGACCTTCGAGGCGATTCATGAGATGGCCGGCCAGGTGACCGTCGTGGCCGCCGAACGAATCGCCCAGGAATTGCGGCGGATGCTAGGCGATTCCCATCGCGCGGTTGCCTTCTCGACCTTGGCCGGGCTGGGGATGCTGGGCGAAATCCTCCCGTCGATGGCATGGGCCGGAGGACAGCAGAGGCGGGAGTCGTGGTTGAACGTCCTCAACGCGCTCGACAAACTGCCGGAGTCCCCGAGCTTCCCGCTTGCCCTGGCGACGTTGTTGCACGCCGTCGAGCCTGAGGCGGACGCGGCCCGTCTCGTGAATGACGACTGCCGCGCCTTGAAGCTGGCCAACGACGAGCGGGAGCGGATCGTCTGGCTTGTCGCCAGTCAGGCGGCGAAGATCGAGCCGGGCACCGGCTCCGAATCAAGACTGAAGCGACTGCTGAGTCATCCCGGCGCGACGGACCTGCTGGCGTTCAGACGTGCGATCGCCCTGGCGACGACGGGGGACGACTCGGCGGTTTCGCGCGCCGAGGCTTATTTACGGGACGAGCCCGAAGGGCCGATCAACCCGCTGCCGATCCTGACCGGGGGCGACCTGATCCGCCATGGCTTGAAGCCGGGCCCCGAGTTCTCGGGACTGCTGGAAGCCGTCCGCGATGCACAGCTCGAGCGCAGGATCGGCACCGTCGAGGATTCGCTCGCGTTGGTCGACCGGCTTCGAACGGAGAAGGCGGGGGGCTGA
- a CDS encoding argininosuccinate synthase has protein sequence MARDKVVLAYSGGLDTSVAVKWINETYDLDVIAYTCDLGQGQDIEAIRQKALRTGAVEAIAEDVRNLFVDYFCLPSLMAGALYEGKYPLATALGRPLIAQLMVRVAREHGAVAVAHGCTGKGNDQVRFDVTFQTLAPELKIIAPVREWKWTRTQELEYAAKHNIEVEATKKSIFSTDQNLWGRSIEAGVLEDPWVEPPAATFQWTADPRSAPDEPEEVTIEFEQGRPTALNGLNMDPVALIEQLNTIAGRHGVGRVDHIENRLVGIKSREIYEAPAAYVLHEAHREIEFLTLSKEALRFKTHVSQQYSDLIYNGLWFSALHQDLMAFVVSNQQYVSGTARIKLYKGHAAIVGRKSEQSLYRHELATYEEGDMYDSSAAQGFIKIHGLSQTTQAKHQMLKSGVVRRLELPSIIPPAPSEVK, from the coding sequence GTGGCACGCGATAAGGTGGTTCTGGCGTACAGCGGCGGCCTCGACACGTCGGTCGCCGTCAAGTGGATCAACGAGACCTATGACCTCGACGTCATCGCCTACACGTGCGACCTGGGCCAGGGCCAGGACATCGAGGCCATCCGCCAGAAGGCGCTGAGGACCGGCGCCGTCGAGGCGATCGCCGAGGACGTCCGCAACCTCTTCGTCGACTACTTCTGCCTTCCCTCGCTGATGGCCGGGGCCCTCTACGAGGGCAAATACCCGCTGGCCACCGCGCTGGGCAGGCCCCTGATCGCCCAGCTAATGGTGCGCGTCGCCCGCGAACATGGCGCCGTGGCCGTGGCGCACGGCTGCACGGGCAAAGGGAACGATCAGGTCCGTTTCGACGTGACCTTCCAGACCCTGGCCCCCGAGCTGAAGATCATCGCCCCGGTGCGCGAGTGGAAGTGGACGCGCACACAGGAGCTCGAATACGCCGCCAAGCACAACATCGAGGTCGAGGCGACCAAGAAGAGCATCTTCAGCACCGACCAGAACCTCTGGGGCCGCTCCATCGAGGCCGGCGTGCTGGAAGACCCCTGGGTCGAGCCCCCCGCCGCCACCTTCCAGTGGACCGCCGACCCCCGCAGCGCCCCCGATGAGCCCGAGGAAGTGACGATCGAGTTCGAGCAGGGTCGCCCCACTGCGCTCAACGGCCTGAACATGGACCCGGTCGCCCTCATCGAGCAATTGAACACCATCGCCGGCCGCCACGGCGTCGGCCGGGTGGATCACATCGAGAACCGCCTCGTCGGCATCAAGTCGCGCGAGATCTACGAGGCCCCGGCCGCCTACGTGCTGCACGAGGCCCACCGCGAGATTGAGTTCCTCACGCTCTCCAAGGAAGCCCTCCGCTTCAAGACCCACGTCAGCCAGCAGTATTCCGACCTGATCTACAACGGCCTCTGGTTCAGCGCCCTGCACCAGGACCTGATGGCCTTCGTCGTCAGCAACCAGCAGTACGTCTCGGGCACGGCACGCATCAAGCTATACAAGGGCCACGCGGCGATCGTGGGCCGCAAGAGCGAGCAGAGCCTCTACCGGCACGAGCTGGCCACCTACGAAGAAGGTGACATGTACGACTCGTCGGCCGCGCAGGGCTTCATCAAGATCCACGGCCTGTCTCAGACCACCCAGGCCAAGCACCAGATGCTCAAGAGCGGCGTCGTCCGCCGCCTGGAATTGCCCAGCATCATTCCGCCCGCCCCGAGCGAGGTCAAGTAA
- a CDS encoding pyruvate carboxylase yields the protein MPEIRKLLVANRGEIAIRVFRSASELGIRTVAIYSHEDRFAMHRVKADEAFLIGKPGEPIRSYLNVDAIVKLAREKGVDAIHPGYGFLSENADLARACDAAGIAFVGPRAEILDLLGDKVAARAAAIAAGVPVLPGTDKPVENGASAKLQAEKLGYPVIVKASMGGGGRGMRIVESADELEAAVDQAMREAGTAFGVADVFLEKFIRRAKHIEVQLLGDRHGNLVHLFERDCSVQRRHQKVIEIAPAYNLDPGLRQRICDAAIALGKNVRYDNAGTVEFLVDVDADEFYFIEVNPRIQVEHTVTEIVTGVDLIKSQILIAQGATLADPEIRLPNQDAVHVQGFAFQCRVTTEDPENKFTPDYGRITHYRSAGGLGIRLDGGTAITGAVVTPFYDSLLVKVCASGTRFIDAVRRMERALHEFRIRGVKTNIPFLLNVINHPDFLEGRCTTRFIDETPELFRFPVLQDRATKLLAFAGEVTVNGFPGVVRPPNYSAPPEPIVPDFDHTAKPADGSRQRLQKLGAEGFSKWVREQTQLLVTDTTFRDAHQSLLATRVRTRDMLRVADAYARLLPNVFSLEMWGGATFDTSMRFLKEDPWERLAQMRERIPNILFQMLLRGSNAVGYTSYPDNVVREFVRESAGAGIDLFRVFDALNYIPNMEVAIESIRDSGALCEAAICYTGDILDPARPKYDLKYYVNLAREFEKRGANIIAIKDMAGLCKPYSAELLVKSLREAVGVPIHFHTHDIGGAQAASVLKGAEVGLDIADGAVASMSGLTSQPSLNAIVESLKHTPRDTGINTDSLIEMSRYWEQVRELYSPFEAGLKAPSADLYEYEMPGGQYTNLLQQAKALGLDHQWVQVCEAYAQVNLLFGDIVKVTPTSKVVGDMALFVVANNLTPADILDENRELAFPESVVELFEGRLGQPPGGFPKDLQERVLKGRPAKIGRPGEGMEPADLPAAQEKAAAYLGRPANLQDALSNVLYPRVFPELAAHLRAYADTSFLPTPLFFFGPDQGVENMVEIEPGKTLIVKLLAVGDPHADGKRTVFFELNGQPREIEVLDRSLASAVREAPKADPANPNQIGSPLPGLVVGVAVTAGDAVRKGQKLLSIEAMKMETTLYAERPGRVVEVLAAVGRQVTTGELLFRLEAI from the coding sequence ATGCCCGAGATCCGCAAACTTCTGGTCGCCAACCGGGGCGAGATCGCCATCCGTGTCTTCCGGTCGGCCAGCGAGCTGGGTATTCGAACCGTCGCGATCTATTCGCATGAAGACCGGTTCGCGATGCACCGGGTGAAGGCCGACGAGGCCTTCCTGATCGGCAAGCCCGGCGAGCCCATCCGCAGCTACCTGAACGTCGACGCGATCGTCAAGCTGGCGCGAGAGAAGGGGGTCGACGCGATTCACCCCGGCTACGGCTTCCTCTCCGAGAACGCCGACCTCGCCCGCGCCTGCGACGCCGCCGGGATCGCCTTCGTCGGCCCGCGTGCCGAGATCCTCGACCTGCTCGGCGACAAGGTGGCCGCCCGCGCCGCCGCCATCGCCGCGGGCGTCCCTGTCCTGCCCGGCACCGACAAGCCGGTCGAGAATGGCGCTTCCGCCAAGCTCCAGGCCGAGAAGCTCGGCTACCCGGTGATCGTCAAGGCCTCGATGGGGGGCGGCGGCCGGGGGATGCGCATCGTCGAGAGCGCCGATGAGCTGGAGGCGGCCGTCGACCAGGCCATGCGCGAGGCGGGCACCGCCTTCGGCGTGGCCGACGTCTTCCTCGAGAAGTTCATCCGCCGCGCCAAGCACATCGAGGTCCAGCTCCTCGGCGACCGCCACGGCAACCTCGTCCACCTCTTCGAGCGTGACTGCTCGGTGCAGCGTCGCCACCAGAAGGTCATCGAGATCGCGCCGGCCTACAACCTCGACCCCGGACTGCGCCAGCGCATCTGCGACGCGGCGATCGCGCTGGGCAAGAACGTCCGGTACGACAACGCCGGGACGGTCGAGTTCCTGGTCGACGTCGATGCCGACGAGTTCTACTTCATCGAGGTCAACCCGCGCATCCAGGTCGAGCACACCGTCACCGAGATCGTGACCGGGGTCGACCTGATCAAGAGCCAGATCCTGATCGCGCAGGGGGCGACGCTCGCCGACCCCGAGATCAGGCTGCCGAACCAGGACGCGGTGCACGTCCAGGGTTTCGCCTTCCAGTGCCGGGTGACGACCGAGGACCCCGAGAACAAGTTCACCCCCGACTACGGCCGGATCACGCACTACCGCTCCGCGGGTGGCCTGGGCATCCGCCTCGACGGCGGCACAGCGATCACCGGGGCGGTGGTCACGCCGTTCTATGACTCGCTCCTGGTGAAGGTCTGCGCCAGCGGAACGCGATTCATCGACGCCGTCCGCCGGATGGAGCGGGCGCTCCACGAATTCCGCATCCGAGGCGTGAAGACCAACATCCCGTTCCTCCTGAACGTGATCAACCATCCCGACTTCCTCGAAGGGCGCTGCACCACCCGGTTCATCGACGAGACACCCGAGCTGTTCCGGTTCCCGGTGTTGCAAGACCGGGCCACGAAGCTGCTGGCCTTCGCCGGCGAGGTCACCGTCAACGGCTTCCCCGGCGTCGTCCGCCCGCCCAACTACTCTGCCCCGCCCGAGCCGATCGTCCCCGACTTCGACCACACGGCCAAGCCCGCCGACGGCTCGCGTCAGCGACTCCAGAAGCTCGGCGCCGAAGGGTTCTCGAAGTGGGTGCGCGAGCAGACGCAATTGCTCGTCACCGACACCACGTTCCGCGACGCCCACCAGTCGTTGCTGGCCACCCGCGTCCGCACCCGCGACATGCTCAGGGTCGCCGATGCCTATGCCCGGCTCCTGCCGAACGTCTTCTCGCTGGAGATGTGGGGCGGGGCGACGTTCGATACGTCGATGCGATTCCTCAAGGAAGACCCCTGGGAACGCCTGGCGCAGATGCGCGAGCGAATTCCCAACATCCTCTTCCAGATGCTCCTGCGCGGCTCGAACGCGGTCGGATACACCAGCTATCCCGACAACGTCGTCCGCGAGTTCGTCCGCGAGAGCGCCGGCGCGGGAATCGACCTGTTCCGGGTCTTCGACGCGCTGAACTACATCCCCAACATGGAAGTGGCCATCGAGTCGATCCGCGACAGCGGTGCGCTCTGCGAGGCGGCCATCTGCTATACCGGCGACATCCTCGACCCGGCCCGGCCCAAGTACGACCTGAAGTATTACGTCAACCTGGCCCGGGAGTTCGAGAAGCGAGGGGCCAACATCATCGCCATCAAGGACATGGCGGGCCTCTGCAAGCCCTACTCCGCCGAGCTGCTGGTGAAATCGCTTCGTGAGGCGGTCGGCGTGCCCATCCATTTCCACACCCACGACATCGGCGGTGCGCAGGCCGCCAGCGTGCTGAAGGGGGCCGAAGTCGGCCTGGACATCGCCGACGGCGCGGTTGCCAGCATGTCGGGCCTGACCTCCCAGCCGTCGCTCAACGCCATCGTCGAGTCCCTGAAGCACACGCCGCGCGACACGGGAATCAACACCGATTCGCTCATCGAGATGAGCCGCTACTGGGAGCAGGTCCGCGAGCTTTACAGCCCGTTCGAGGCCGGCCTGAAGGCCCCATCGGCGGACCTCTACGAATATGAGATGCCCGGCGGGCAATACACCAACCTGCTCCAGCAGGCCAAAGCCCTGGGCCTCGACCACCAGTGGGTCCAGGTCTGCGAGGCCTACGCCCAGGTGAATCTCCTGTTCGGCGACATCGTCAAGGTGACCCCCACCTCGAAGGTCGTCGGCGACATGGCCCTGTTCGTGGTCGCCAACAACCTGACTCCCGCCGACATCCTGGATGAGAACCGCGAGCTGGCCTTCCCCGAGAGCGTCGTCGAACTCTTCGAGGGCCGCCTCGGCCAGCCCCCAGGCGGGTTCCCCAAAGACCTGCAAGAGCGCGTGCTGAAGGGCCGCCCCGCCAAGATCGGCCGACCGGGCGAAGGGATGGAGCCCGCCGACCTGCCCGCCGCGCAGGAGAAAGCGGCCGCTTATCTCGGACGGCCCGCGAACCTGCAAGACGCCCTGAGCAACGTGCTCTATCCGCGCGTCTTCCCCGAGCTGGCCGCCCATCTACGGGCCTATGCCGACACGTCGTTCCTGCCCACCCCTCTGTTCTTCTTCGGCCCCGACCAGGGGGTCGAGAACATGGTGGAGATCGAGCCCGGGAAGACCTTGATCGTCAAACTGCTCGCCGTGGGCGACCCGCACGCCGACGGCAAGCGGACCGTCTTCTTCGAGCTGAACGGCCAGCCGCGCGAGATCGAGGTCCTCGACCGCTCGCTCGCCTCGGCCGTGCGCGAGGCCCCCAAGGCCGATCCGGCCAACCCGAACCAGATCGGCTCGCCGCTGCCCGGCCTGGTCGTCGGCGTGGCCGTCACGGCGGGCGACGCGGTCCGCAAAGGCCAGAAGCTGCTGTCGATCGAGGCCATGAAGATGGAGACGACCCTCTACGCCGAACGCCCCGGGCGCGTCGTCGAGGTGCTCGCCGCCGTCGGCCGCCAGGTCACGACCGGCGAGCTGCTGTTCCGCCTGGAAGCAATCTGA
- a CDS encoding fumarylacetoacetate hydrolase family protein, with protein MRLCRFQLDDDVTLIGFYLDDRVVSIDQATDVYCEEVGVELLLPSTEEILDLLPPDGLYHLAAYELSRWVDALDDEALSELAIPVEDVQILAPIPNPGKVLLLAGNYAAHVIERGGVTAERDETFPWVFTKPPATTLTSQGNPIVIPAVSPDHVDWECELGVVIGRRCKGVSEADALDYVAGYTVVNDVSDRKFQPNPGRKPRERDKFFDWLHGKWHDTFLPMGPAILSVEDVPDPQALHLSLTVNGETKQDGSTGQMVFPVAAIIEFISSFVTLEPGDVISTGTPSGVGSATGTYLKPGDLVEATIEGIGTLSNPVVAEDDLEGE; from the coding sequence ATGCGTCTCTGCCGGTTCCAACTCGACGACGACGTGACCCTGATCGGCTTCTATCTCGACGATCGAGTCGTCTCCATCGACCAGGCGACCGACGTGTACTGCGAGGAGGTGGGGGTTGAGTTGCTGCTCCCCTCGACCGAGGAGATCCTCGACCTGCTCCCCCCGGACGGCCTCTATCACCTGGCTGCCTACGAGCTGAGCCGATGGGTCGACGCGCTCGATGACGAAGCTCTCTCCGAGCTCGCCATCCCCGTCGAGGACGTCCAGATCCTGGCGCCCATCCCCAATCCCGGCAAGGTCCTGCTGCTCGCCGGCAACTATGCGGCGCACGTCATCGAGCGTGGCGGCGTGACCGCCGAACGCGACGAGACCTTCCCCTGGGTCTTCACCAAGCCGCCGGCCACAACCCTGACCAGCCAAGGCAACCCGATCGTGATCCCGGCGGTCTCGCCCGACCACGTGGACTGGGAATGCGAGCTGGGCGTGGTCATCGGGCGTCGATGCAAGGGAGTCTCCGAGGCCGACGCCCTGGACTACGTGGCCGGTTATACCGTCGTCAATGACGTGAGCGACCGGAAATTCCAGCCCAACCCCGGGCGTAAGCCACGCGAGCGCGATAAATTCTTTGACTGGCTGCACGGCAAATGGCACGACACCTTCTTGCCCATGGGCCCGGCCATCCTCTCCGTCGAGGACGTGCCCGACCCCCAGGCGTTGCACCTGTCCCTCACCGTCAACGGTGAGACCAAGCAGGATGGCAGCACCGGGCAGATGGTGTTCCCCGTCGCGGCCATCATCGAGTTCATTTCTAGCTTCGTCACGCTGGAGCCCGGCGACGTGATCTCGACCGGAACTCCCTCGGGGGTCGGCTCCGCGACCGGCACGTACCTGAAACCCGGCGACCTCGTCGAGGCGACCATCGAGGGGATCGGCACGCTGTCCAATCCCGTGGTGGCCGAGGACGACCTCGAAGGTGAATGA